In Xenorhabdus nematophila ATCC 19061, one DNA window encodes the following:
- a CDS encoding type I secretion system permease/ATPase: MKLRFPKDEITDVIRARSKVFWTVGLFTAFINLLMLVPSIYMLQVYDRVLPSSNEMTLLMLTLITLGMFAIMGGLEYIRSMVVIRIGSQFDMCLNQRVYTASYESNLKSGSTDAGQMLNDLATIRQFLTGNALFAFFDAPWFPVYLCVIFLFSPYLGLLALVGAIILISLAILNQWLSQAPLAEASNLSLRSANLASTNLRNAEVIEALGMLPALRHRWFGLHERFLNFQHIASERSASITALTKTVRMALQSLILGLGGWLALGGHITPGMMIAGSILMGRSLSPIEQLIQAWKSWSAARLSWQRLDKLLQAQPERKSGMSLPAPKGTLSLDKISAMPPGKTQVMQAPENRAVPNNQYVLQDISFALNSGDVLGVIGPSASGKSTLARLLVGIWPTQEGVVRLDDADIYQWNKDELGAFIGYLPQDIELFGGSIAENIARFNDIEPEKVIEAAKKAGVHELVLNLEQGYDTIIGAGGMGLSGGQKQRIGLARALYGNPSLVVLDEPNSNLDDMGEKALSHAIVQLREQGKTVVVITHRPSLLSQTNKILLLVQGKMKMFGPSQQVMAALSQSSAQQSSTQQFSTQQQSKAVERAS; the protein is encoded by the coding sequence GTGAAATTACGCTTTCCGAAGGATGAAATCACGGATGTTATCCGTGCACGCAGCAAAGTATTTTGGACGGTTGGCCTATTTACAGCATTTATCAATCTGCTGATGCTGGTTCCCTCTATTTATATGCTGCAAGTATATGATCGGGTATTGCCATCCAGTAATGAAATGACGTTGCTGATGTTGACGCTGATTACGCTTGGCATGTTTGCCATTATGGGCGGGTTGGAATATATCCGAAGTATGGTGGTGATCCGCATTGGTAGCCAGTTTGATATGTGCTTGAACCAGCGGGTTTATACTGCATCGTATGAATCCAACCTGAAAAGTGGCTCAACAGATGCCGGGCAGATGCTCAATGACTTGGCAACTATCCGTCAGTTTTTGACAGGGAATGCGTTGTTTGCCTTTTTTGATGCACCTTGGTTCCCTGTCTATCTCTGTGTCATTTTTCTGTTTAGCCCGTATTTGGGATTGTTGGCGTTGGTTGGGGCGATCATTCTCATCTCATTGGCAATATTGAACCAGTGGCTATCTCAGGCACCTTTAGCGGAAGCGAGCAATCTCTCTTTACGCTCTGCCAATCTGGCCAGTACCAATCTGCGCAATGCCGAAGTGATCGAAGCGCTTGGAATGCTGCCGGCATTACGTCATCGATGGTTCGGGCTGCATGAGCGTTTTCTCAATTTTCAGCATATTGCCAGTGAACGATCCGCATCCATCACAGCATTGACCAAAACAGTACGTATGGCTTTGCAATCGCTGATTCTGGGATTGGGGGGCTGGCTGGCACTTGGGGGGCATATTACCCCGGGAATGATGATTGCCGGTTCTATTTTGATGGGAAGGTCATTGTCGCCGATTGAGCAGTTGATTCAGGCATGGAAAAGCTGGAGTGCGGCCCGTCTGTCATGGCAGCGATTGGACAAACTACTGCAAGCTCAGCCGGAGCGTAAAAGTGGTATGTCGTTACCTGCTCCCAAGGGGACATTGTCACTGGATAAAATATCAGCAATGCCGCCCGGTAAAACACAGGTTATGCAAGCACCGGAAAACCGGGCAGTGCCAAATAACCAATATGTCTTGCAGGATATCAGTTTTGCGTTGAATTCTGGTGATGTATTGGGAGTGATTGGCCCCAGTGCGTCGGGAAAATCCACATTGGCTCGTTTGTTGGTGGGTATTTGGCCCACGCAGGAAGGTGTGGTACGGCTTGATGATGCTGATATTTACCAATGGAACAAGGATGAATTGGGTGCATTCATAGGCTATTTACCACAAGACATTGAACTGTTTGGCGGCTCGATTGCAGAAAACATTGCGCGCTTTAATGATATTGAACCTGAAAAAGTCATTGAAGCAGCGAAAAAAGCAGGCGTTCATGAACTGGTACTCAATCTTGAACAGGGATATGACACGATCATTGGTGCTGGTGGTATGGGGCTTTCAGGTGGGCAAAAGCAGAGGATCGGGCTGGCACGTGCTTTATACGGCAACCCATCGCTTGTGGTTTTGGACGAACCTAACTCGAATCTGGATGATATGGGTGAAAAAGCGTTGAGTCATGCAATTGTGCAATTGCGGGAACAAGGTAAAACAGTCGTTGTCATTACTCATCGGCCTTCATTGCTTTCGCAAACAAACAAAATACTGCTGTTGGTACAGGGAAAAATGAAGATGTTTGGCCCTTCTCAGCAAGTCATGGCGGCGCTGTCTCAGTCTTCAGCACAGCAGTCTTCAACACAACAATTTTCAACACAACAACAGTCAAAAGCGGTCGAACGTGCTTCGTAA
- a CDS encoding AprI/Inh family metalloprotease inhibitor encodes MASSLRLPAADELKGLWQLSDGNKLCSIELTDSRLPEGSIWSVKGDSCVTELIGQPVEGWYPSPDGIALTDDDGNSLAFFAHESERWVAYVVDGQELVMTFSRVTGAVTK; translated from the coding sequence ATGGCTAGCAGCTTGAGACTTCCAGCAGCCGATGAGTTGAAAGGATTATGGCAACTCTCCGATGGGAATAAGTTGTGCAGTATTGAATTGACTGATAGCCGTTTACCTGAAGGTTCAATCTGGTCTGTGAAAGGTGATTCTTGTGTGACTGAGTTGATTGGGCAGCCTGTTGAAGGGTGGTATCCGTCTCCTGATGGCATCGCATTAACTGATGATGATGGCAATAGTCTGGCTTTTTTTGCTCATGAGTCTGAACGGTGGGTTGCCTACGTTGTGGATGGTCAGGAACTGGTTATGACTTTTAGTCGTGTTACCGGTGCAGTAACAAAATAA